The window CGAGGCGGGCCAGGGAAGCGGCCGGGACGTCCGCGGTGACGTGAGCGCTCTGCTGGCCTTCCAGCTGGACGCGTGATGAGCGGACACCTGATGAGGATCAGACCCCGCGCCCGGTTCACGGCGCAGGCCATGCAGGCAGCGAACCTGCTGTACCGGCGTCCCGTGCTGGCCGACGAGATCGCCGGGCCCGCGAGCGCTCATGCCGCCGCGGTGAGCAGTCTGCTGCATCGTGATCGTGGCGTGGTGCTGGACCTGGGCTGCGGGACGGGGCGGATGCTGGGCGAGGTGGCGGGTCTGCGTCCGCGCTGGGACCTGTACGGCGTCGACTGGCAGCTTCACCTGATTCGCTACGCCGCCCAGGTCCGTCCCGGGCCGACCTACGAGCGACGCGACATCCGGCACGTGGACATCGGCCGCTACGCCGACGTGATCACCTGCATCGACGTCCTCAACGACATCCCGCCACGGGCTGTGAAAGACGTGCTGCGCACCATCGCGCGTCACAGCCGGCCCGGGACCCTGCTGCTCACCCAGCTCACCCCGCCTACCCGGCCGCTCGTCACCCGCACTCTTGCCACCCCGACACCCCTGAACCTGCTGCCCCGGAGGCAGGCCAGGGACGAGCCGGAGCACACGCAGCAGATCCACTCTGTCCTCGGCGAGCTCACGGTCACGACGCGCACCACCGTGTCCGGGGTGCGCAACAGTTGCGAAACCATCCATCGGTCATGGTTTTTCGAGGACGGATCCAGCGTGCAGGACACCTTCCGGCGCTGGCCGCTTCAGCCCGACGACCTCGCGGGCAGACTCGCCCGGCTCGGGTTCGCTCCCCACCACGGTCTCCAGCACGGCCACGGCAGTGCTGGAGATCTCCGGGTGCACGTGTTCACCGGTAAGTCCCCGGCCGCGGCCACCACCAGGATCCCGAGGGCGCGACGGCAGCACCAGGTGCACCTGTCCTACCGGTTCTCGGCCCTGAGCCGGAGCATGCCGGCCGTGATCCCTCACCACGACGTTCTCCAGATCGGAGCCATCACGTCATGAGCCACCGTGACAACCCGCGGCTGAACCCACCGCAGACCCCGAACCCCCGACCACTTCTGCGTCCAGCTGCCGGGCCGGCCTCTCGCACCGGCACGCCTCCGCAGATGCTGAAGCAGTTCTCCACGCTGGAGGCGGACACGCTCATCGTCGTCACCCATTGGAACGGCCAGCAGGCGGGCGCCTTGCGTCGGGCGCTGCACCTGCCGAGGGTGGCCTTCGCCGAGCTGCTGGGCGTAGCCGTGCGGACCGTCGCCAAGTGGGAGAGTCGAGGCGCCAGCCTCACTCCGACGCTGCTGCACCAGGCCGTCCTGGAAATGGCGTTGAAGAAGGCGACCGCTGAGCAGCGGGTGCGATTCCTTCTGCTGTGCAACGAGGTTGACGGGGTCATCCTGATCAGCCCGTCCTACGCCGAGGACCTCGCCACCACCCGAGCCGCACGTCGTCGCGGCGTCAGACGCCCTGGACAGCAGCCGGGCGCCGGTCCCGGGCGCAGCGCCGAGAACCGTTCTACCCGCCGTTGACGCGCCCGCAGACCCGTAACCGGGAGAGGACTCCTCCATGCCCAGCACGGACACCACCACCGTGACCAGTCCCACCACGCCCAGCCAGTGCAAGAAGACCTCACCCCGATCACGCGTCAGCCCGACTCCGCCCACCGGCCAACCCCGACGCCGCGGGCTGCGGATCGTGGTGGCCTCCTACGGGCGGGCGCAGCTCGACTTCGTCACCCAGGTGCTCACCGCCCACGGGCACACGGTGATCGCGCAGACGATGAGCCGCAGCATGCGCCCGAACTCGCCCCTGGACCCCGACATGGCCTCAGCCGTGAAGGACGTGGCCGGCACCTGCCCGGCCATCATCGACCTCATGCTCCCGGCCAGCGCGGAAGCCCTGAGTGAGGCGATGGCCGGCTACCGGCCCGACCTGCTCATCGTGTACGGGTTCAACTGGCGCCTGCCCGCGGCCACCCGCGACCTGCCCTACCTGGGCACGCTCAACATCCACGGCTCACTGCTACCGAGCTGGCGCGGTCCGGCACCCGTACCCCAGGCGATCCTGGCCGGCGAAACCGACCTGGGACTGAGCATCCACCGCATGAACGAGCACATCGACGCCGGCCCGGTCCTGGCCCAGAGCCGCGGGATCACCATTCCCTGGCGCGTGCTGCCCGCTGACGTCTGGCACGCCACACAGCCCGTCCTGGCTCGTCTCCTCCCTCACGCCCTGCACCAGCTGATCGACGGCGCACCAGGACAGGAACAGGACGAGGCGCAGGCCACGTGGGCTCC of the Kineosporia corallincola genome contains:
- a CDS encoding class I SAM-dependent methyltransferase gives rise to the protein MRIRPRARFTAQAMQAANLLYRRPVLADEIAGPASAHAAAVSSLLHRDRGVVLDLGCGTGRMLGEVAGLRPRWDLYGVDWQLHLIRYAAQVRPGPTYERRDIRHVDIGRYADVITCIDVLNDIPPRAVKDVLRTIARHSRPGTLLLTQLTPPTRPLVTRTLATPTPLNLLPRRQARDEPEHTQQIHSVLGELTVTTRTTVSGVRNSCETIHRSWFFEDGSSVQDTFRRWPLQPDDLAGRLARLGFAPHHGLQHGHGSAGDLRVHVFTGKSPAAATTRIPRARRQHQVHLSYRFSALSRSMPAVIPHHDVLQIGAITS
- a CDS encoding helix-turn-helix domain-containing protein, whose product is MLKQFSTLEADTLIVVTHWNGQQAGALRRALHLPRVAFAELLGVAVRTVAKWESRGASLTPTLLHQAVLEMALKKATAEQRVRFLLLCNEVDGVILISPSYAEDLATTRAARRRGVRRPGQQPGAGPGRSAENRSTRR
- a CDS encoding methionyl-tRNA formyltransferase, with amino-acid sequence MPSTDTTTVTSPTTPSQCKKTSPRSRVSPTPPTGQPRRRGLRIVVASYGRAQLDFVTQVLTAHGHTVIAQTMSRSMRPNSPLDPDMASAVKDVAGTCPAIIDLMLPASAEALSEAMAGYRPDLLIVYGFNWRLPAATRDLPYLGTLNIHGSLLPSWRGPAPVPQAILAGETDLGLSIHRMNEHIDAGPVLAQSRGITIPWRVLPADVWHATQPVLARLLPHALHQLIDGAPGQEQDEAQATWAPMPTLKDDCFTISTWHAPRAELHRRIRLAGFLNHGLGPIVELDGKLVRATASSLDPAPGPAQVQCADGPLWLTDIQQIPDHRQ